The following nucleotide sequence is from Salinigranum halophilum.
AGCGCGATCGAGGAGGCCGAGAAGATGGAGGATGGGACGACAAACGGTGTCGACGATCCATCGTCTTCGACTGGGCCAACGGGAACGATGACTGACGAACAACTCCAGGACGTCCTCAAGGACCTCCAGACCAACATCACCGTCGTCGGCTGCGGCGGGGCCGGTGGGAACACGGTCAATCGGATGGCGGAGGAGGGAATCAAGGGGGCGAAACTCGTCGCGGCCAACACGGACGTACAGCACCTCGTGAACGTGCAGGCCGACACGAAGATCCTCATCGGCGAGCAGAAGACGCAGGGGCGCGGTGCCGGGTCGCTCCCGCAGGTCGGCGAGGAGGCGGCCCTTGAGTCCCAGGAGGACATCCACGACTCCATCCAGGGCTCGGACATGGTGTTCGTCACGGCGGGTCTCGGTGGCGGGACGGGCACGGGCTCGGCCCCCGTGGTCGCGAAGGCCGCACGCGAGGCCGGCGCGCTCACCATCGCCATCGTCACGACCCCCTTCACCGCCGAGGGCGAGGTTCGGCGGACGAACGCCGAAGCGGGGCTGGAGCGGCTCCGCGACGTGGCCGACACCGTCATCGTCGTCCCGAACGACCGGCTGCTGGACGCGGTGGGGAAACTCCCCGTCAAGCAGGCGTTCAAAGTCAGTGACGAGGTGCTGATGCGTTCGGTCAAGGGCATCACGGAGCTCATCACGAAGCCCGGCCTCGTCAACCTCGACTTCGCCGACGTCAAGACGGTCATGGAGCGCGGCGGCGTCGCCATGATCGGCCTCGGCGAGTCCGACTCCGAGCAGAAGGCACAGGACTCGGTCAAGAGCGCGCTCCGCTCTCCCCTCCTGGACGTGGACATCTCCGGCGCGAACTCCGCGCTGGTGAACGTCACGGGCGGGTCGGACATGAGCATCGAGGAGGCCGAGGGCGTCGTCGAGGAGATCTACGAGCGCATCGACCCCGAGGCGCGCATCATCTGGGGGACCTCTATCGACGAGGAGCTCGACGGCTCGATGCGGACGATGATCGTCGTCACCGGCGTCGACTCGCCGCAGATCTACGGCCGGACCGACGTCCAGCCGCAGGCCGGCACCGCCGACGACATCGACTTCGTCGAGTAACCGGGGCGCTCGCACGCGCTTTTTGCGGGGGATTCACCGGCCAGCGACGGGCAGCGTCCGGACACGCTCGCGTCGGCGGACGCGAAGTCATCAATAGATAGAAAAAGCCCGACACCCTAGCGCCGGCAACAACCATGGACGTCAAATACGATCTCACCAGCTACGTTCGCGTGCTGAAGCTCGCGTCGACGCCGTCGTGGGAGGAGTTCTCCCAGATCTCGAAGATTGCGGGTGCAGGCATCTTCCTCGTCGGCTTCCTCGGCTTCGTCATCTTCGCGGTCATGAGCTTCCTCCCCGGGGGCGTGTAGCGATGCCCATCTTCGCCGTCAAGACCACCGCGAGCCAGGAGCGAACCGTCGCCGACATGATTGCGAACCGTGAGGAGCCGGAGATTCACGCCGTCCTCGCCCCCGACTCGCTGACCTCGTACGTGATGGTCGAGGCCGACAACAACGCGGTCATCGAGCGCGTGCTGGAGGAGATTCCGCACGCCCGCGGGCTCGTCGGCTCCGGTGGGGCTGCCGGCCAGTCGTCGATGGCCGAGGTGGAGCACTTCCTCTCGCCGACGCCCGACGTCGAGGGTATCGCCGAGGGCGACATCGTCGAACTCGTCTCCGGGCCGTTCAAAGGCGAGAAGGCCCGCGTTCAGCGAATCGACGAGGGCAAAGACCAGGTCACCGTCGAACTGTACGAGGCGACCGTGCCGATTCCCGTCACCGTCCGCGGCGACCAGATTCGCGTGCTCGACAGCGAGGAGCGGTAGCTCCTCGGGCCGTACGAACGGCGCGTCGCGCCGTGAGTAGATTCCCAAGAACGCGTCAGCGTTCTTCGACGTCCGTTTCACGTCGTTCACGAGGCCCAGCGACCGCTCTCGACGACCGGCCCCGTGTGCCGTCTCCCGGCCCCACAGCACGGCCACCGGGTGTCCGTTCTCGGGCCGGTCGCCCGTCAGAGCCGTCCATTGGCTTCGAGCCTGTCGGCCACCGTCGAGACGTCGACCGTCGCCTCGACCGCCGCCCGGATCGTCTCGCGCTCGCGGATGTCGTCCGGACCCGCGTCGTACGCCCGGACGTACTCCGCACGACTGTGTTCTTCGAGCGCGTGACGGATGGCGAAGTAGCCCTCGGGGACCTCCGCCGAACAGATCTCACAGACGTGCGGGTCGTGCTCTGTGGCCTGGTGGACGAGCACGTCTTCGGCGTCGGCGAAGTGCGTACCGCACCCGCGGATGGCACACTGCCAGGGGGACATGCACCCACGGTCGCGGGCGGGCGACAAAACGGTTTCGTGGCGTGCGGCGCACGGCCGGGCTCGCGACGGGACGTGGGCGAACTCGTTCCTCCCTCGAGACCCGGCTACGTGCTCCCGCCGTGACGCGATTCACCACGAATAGCAACCACTAACTTTCGACTCCCCATCGCATTGGGTGTGACGCGCGAGGCCCCGCCCGCCGAGGAGGAGACCCGGGTCGACATGCACGTGAAGATACTCGACGACCGCGTCGCCGCGCGGGCGAAAGCCCGCGGTATCGACGTCCTCGTCTACGCGCCACACTTCACCCGCCTCCCCGACATCCGTGCCCGCGCCAGCGAGTACACCGACGACGAACTGCTCGTCGTCCCCGCCCGCGAGGTGTTCACCGGGTCGTGGCGCGAGCGCAGACACGTCCTCGCCGTGGGACTCACCGACCCGATTCCCGACTTCATCACCCTCGACGCCGCCCTGGCCGAGTGTGACAGACAGGACGCGGCCGTCCTCGTCCCCCACCCCGACCTCCTGAACGTGAGCCTCGGCCTCGAGGACGTCCGGCGCTATCGCGACCGGGTCGACGGCGTCGAGCGGTACAACGCGAAGTGTCTCCCGTGGCAGAACGCGGCGATGGGGCGCGTCGCTCGGGAGGCGGGCGTGCCCGTGTTCGGGTCGTCGTACGCGCACCTCCGGCGCACGGTCGGCGAGGTGTGGACGACGTTTCGGACGCGTCTCGACGACGAGACGGACCTCGTGAGCGCCCTCCGGGACGAGGTTCCCCGGACGGTGATGCGCCGGTCGGGGGTCGGACACAGAGTCCGCGGGGCCGTCGAGTTCTCCCACCTCGGCTACGAGAACAGCTGGCAGAAGATCGATAGACTCCTCCTCTCGGGGATGGAGCCGACCCACCCCGACCACATCGCCTATCGCGGGCGATTCGACGACGTCTCGGTGTACTGAACCGTCGGTTCGGAGCGAGTAGTCGGTGCCGGGTACTCAGACGACGAGCGCGAGCCACGCGAACGACGCCATCGACGCCGTCACGAGTTCCTGCACGCCCGCGACGCCCGCGTCGAGCGGAACGGCGAGGAAGTGCACGGCACCGAGGACGGCCAGTTCGAGGGCGGTGATGACCACCGTCACCGCGTCGGCGTGTCTGTGGCTCGTCGTCACGCCCGTCGGGAAGCCGTACTCGGTCTTCGAGAAGGGGTAAAACAACGCGATGCCGCGACGGCTCCCGACGATGTCGAGGAGGTAGTGAGTCCCGACGCCGATCCAGACGAACTGGAGGTTCCCGAAGACGAAGGGGAACGCGAGAAACAGCCCCAGCACGGGGAGGTTGTGGAGGGTCTTGCGGTGCTTGCCGAAGGCCGTGTCGACGTCGGGAAAGAGCGCGCCGAGCGTCACGGGGACCGAGAGTTCGACGATGCGCGTGAGTCCCTCGACGGCGAGGGCAGTCGTCGGCTCCGTGGTCGGGTCGACGGTGAGGATGAGCCCCAGGCCGACCCCGAGGAGCACCGCGTTCAGGACGTGTCCCTTCTTGTTCACGACTCCCGGTGCAGCCGCGGGGGACTCAAGCGTTTCGCCCTCACGTGGTCGATTGATACTCACGTCCAGGACGAAAACGCCAACACCCTCCTGTGCCATCGAGGGGTATGGACTACGACGAGCCGCTGTTCTTCCACGTCATCCAGTACGCGACCAACGCGGACAGGGACGTCGTCGACATGGTGAGCGGTAACCCCGACTGGGACCCGCCCGCCGCCCTCCGGGAGGGGCTGCACGAGTACGCCGACGCGCCAACCGCGGCGTTTCAGTACCCGCCGAGTGACGGGCTCAGGGAGTTGAGAGAGGAAATCGCCGAGCGCCGGAACGTCGACGTCTCCCGCGTCATCGTCTCCATCGGCGGTGGCGAGGCGAACTACCTCGCGATGGCCCGCGCCATGGAGCGCGACACGGGCGACGAGTTCGTCCTCACCGACCCCGTCTACCCGTACTATCCGGGCAAGGCGCAGATGCTCGGCGGCCGGACGACGATGGTCCCGGTCCACGAGGACGGCCAGCTCGACATGCCCGCGATGCGCGAGGCGATCTCCGACGAGACGGCCTGTATCGTCGTGAACACGCCGAACAACCCCACCGGGGCGGTGTACCCGCGCGAGGTCATCGAGGAACTCGCCGACCTCGCGGCGGCCCACGACGCGCTCCTCGTGGTGGACGAGGTGTACGACCACTTCGACTTCTCCGGCGAGTTCGAGTCGGCGCTCACCGTCGACTCCGACCACACCGTCGTCACCTCGTCGTACTCGAAGACGTTCGCCATCACGGGCTTCCGCGTCGGCTACGCGGTGTTCCCCGAGGCGCTCGTCGAGCAGGCGCGGACCAGACACATGCTCGTCAACGTCACCGGCGCGCGCCCCTCTCAGGCGGCCGTGCTCGCGGCGCTACGGAGCGCCGGCCCCGAGTACTACGAGGGCGTCCGCGACTCGCTCCGGACCAGAATCGACGCCTTCTGTGACGCGCTCGACGCGGCCGGGGCGGACTACACCCGACCCGAGGGGGCGTTCTACGTCCTTGCGCGCTTCGACGGCTTCCCGGGCACGATGGAGAACGTGAAGCGGCTCATCGACGAGGCGGGCGTGGCCGGGATGCCAGGCGAGGCGTTCGGCGAGGCACGCGACGAGTGGATCCGCTTCGCGCTGTGTACCCCGCGGGCACAGGAAGCGGCCGAGCGACTGGCCGAGTACTTCGCCTGACCCCGTGTCGCTCCCGAGACCGACGGGTACACAAGGCTCGGCGGTCGAGAGCGAGACATGACGAACATCGACGTCGAGGCGGTCGACTCCGTGGACGAGGAGGGGGACGACGACCACGTTCACGACGCCACGGACGGGGCGACCGGCGCGGCCGACGGCGACGCCATCGAGGTGGAGATCGGTCCCATCGAGGACAGCGACACCGACCTGCCCGTCGGCGTCGACGCCCCCGAGTACGTCCTCTACGGGGGGAAAGGCGGCGTCGGCAAGACGACGATGGCGGCGGCGACGGCGCTCGCCTCCGCGGCCGACGGGACGGCCACGCTCGTCGTCTCGACCGACCCGGCGCACTCGTTATCCGATACGCTCGAGGTCGACGTCCCGCCGCGGCCGACTCAGGTTCGCGACGACGTGCCGCTTTACGCCGCCGAAATCGACCCCGAGGCGGTCGCACAGGGACCATTCGCCGGCGGGGAGTTCGACCCCGGTTTCGGCGCGGCCGACGCCGATGGTGGCCCCACGGGGGCGGCCGCCGGCCCGGGCGGAGTTTCCGGGAGCGACGAGAACCCATTCACCGGCGGCGCGGGCGACGACCCGATGGGGATGGGTGGGCTCGGCGACCTCTTCGGCGGTGAGTCCCCGCTGAGCGGACCGATGCCCGGTGCGGACGAGGCGGCGGCGATGCAGCAACTCATCGAGTACCTCGACGACCCACGCTTCGAGCGCGTCGTCGTCGACACCGCGCCGACGGGCCACACGCTCCGCCTCCTGGAACTCCCCGAGGTGATGGACTCGATGGCCGGCCGCCTCCTGAAGATGCGCGAGCAGTTCTCCGGGCTGATGGACGGCCTCAAGGGGATGTTCGGCGGTGGCTCCGAGCCGGAGAGACCGAT
It contains:
- a CDS encoding pyridoxal phosphate-dependent aminotransferase; amino-acid sequence: MDYDEPLFFHVIQYATNADRDVVDMVSGNPDWDPPAALREGLHEYADAPTAAFQYPPSDGLRELREEIAERRNVDVSRVIVSIGGGEANYLAMARAMERDTGDEFVLTDPVYPYYPGKAQMLGGRTTMVPVHEDGQLDMPAMREAISDETACIVVNTPNNPTGAVYPREVIEELADLAAAHDALLVVDEVYDHFDFSGEFESALTVDSDHTVVTSSYSKTFAITGFRVGYAVFPEALVEQARTRHMLVNVTGARPSQAAVLAALRSAGPEYYEGVRDSLRTRIDAFCDALDAAGADYTRPEGAFYVLARFDGFPGTMENVKRLIDEAGVAGMPGEAFGEARDEWIRFALCTPRAQEAAERLAEYFA
- a CDS encoding metal-dependent hydrolase, translating into MNKKGHVLNAVLLGVGLGLILTVDPTTEPTTALAVEGLTRIVELSVPVTLGALFPDVDTAFGKHRKTLHNLPVLGLFLAFPFVFGNLQFVWIGVGTHYLLDIVGSRRGIALFYPFSKTEYGFPTGVTTSHRHADAVTVVITALELAVLGAVHFLAVPLDAGVAGVQELVTASMASFAWLALVV
- the ftsZ gene encoding cell division protein FtsZ; translation: MDSIVDSAIEEAEKMEDGTTNGVDDPSSSTGPTGTMTDEQLQDVLKDLQTNITVVGCGGAGGNTVNRMAEEGIKGAKLVAANTDVQHLVNVQADTKILIGEQKTQGRGAGSLPQVGEEAALESQEDIHDSIQGSDMVFVTAGLGGGTGTGSAPVVAKAAREAGALTIAIVTTPFTAEGEVRRTNAEAGLERLRDVADTVIVVPNDRLLDAVGKLPVKQAFKVSDEVLMRSVKGITELITKPGLVNLDFADVKTVMERGGVAMIGLGESDSEQKAQDSVKSALRSPLLDVDISGANSALVNVTGGSDMSIEEAEGVVEEIYERIDPEARIIWGTSIDEELDGSMRTMIVVTGVDSPQIYGRTDVQPQAGTADDIDFVE
- a CDS encoding DUF7565 family protein: MSPWQCAIRGCGTHFADAEDVLVHQATEHDPHVCEICSAEVPEGYFAIRHALEEHSRAEYVRAYDAGPDDIRERETIRAAVEATVDVSTVADRLEANGRL
- a CDS encoding ArsA family ATPase, which codes for MTNIDVEAVDSVDEEGDDDHVHDATDGATGAADGDAIEVEIGPIEDSDTDLPVGVDAPEYVLYGGKGGVGKTTMAAATALASAADGTATLVVSTDPAHSLSDTLEVDVPPRPTQVRDDVPLYAAEIDPEAVAQGPFAGGEFDPGFGAADADGGPTGAAAGPGGVSGSDENPFTGGAGDDPMGMGGLGDLFGGESPLSGPMPGADEAAAMQQLIEYLDDPRFERVVVDTAPTGHTLRLLELPEVMDSMAGRLLKMREQFSGLMDGLKGMFGGGSEPERPMAQLEELAERVERLRTVLRDPTKTDFRVVMVPEKMSVLESGRLIRRLDEFGIPVQTVVVNQVMENLTEVTTEVDPEWVVSPDLDGCEFCQRRWKVQQGALSEAMEIFRGHDVKRVPLLADEVQGEAALRVVAACLQ
- a CDS encoding PHP-associated domain-containing protein, with translation MHVKILDDRVAARAKARGIDVLVYAPHFTRLPDIRARASEYTDDELLVVPAREVFTGSWRERRHVLAVGLTDPIPDFITLDAALAECDRQDAAVLVPHPDLLNVSLGLEDVRRYRDRVDGVERYNAKCLPWQNAAMGRVAREAGVPVFGSSYAHLRRTVGEVWTTFRTRLDDETDLVSALRDEVPRTVMRRSGVGHRVRGAVEFSHLGYENSWQKIDRLLLSGMEPTHPDHIAYRGRFDDVSVY
- a CDS encoding protein translocase SEC61 complex subunit gamma — encoded protein: MDVKYDLTSYVRVLKLASTPSWEEFSQISKIAGAGIFLVGFLGFVIFAVMSFLPGGV
- a CDS encoding transcription elongation factor Spt5: MPIFAVKTTASQERTVADMIANREEPEIHAVLAPDSLTSYVMVEADNNAVIERVLEEIPHARGLVGSGGAAGQSSMAEVEHFLSPTPDVEGIAEGDIVELVSGPFKGEKARVQRIDEGKDQVTVELYEATVPIPVTVRGDQIRVLDSEER